The proteins below come from a single Ailuropoda melanoleuca isolate Jingjing chromosome 1, ASM200744v2, whole genome shotgun sequence genomic window:
- the LOC117796916 gene encoding histidine-rich glycoprotein-like, with translation MAATTTAAVTAATVTATITTTPVTATITTTPVTATITTTPVTANHHYHPCYCYHHYHPCYCYHHYHPCYCYHHYHPCYCYHHYHPCYCYHHYHPCYCYHHYHPCYCYHHYHPCYCYHHYHPCYCYHHHHHCYCYHHYHPCYCYHHYHPCYCYHHYHPCYCYHHYHPCYCYHHYHPCYCYHHYHPCYCYHHYHPCYCYHHYHPCYCYHHYHPCYCYHHYHHYHHFHYPSYHYDRHHYYRYC, from the coding sequence ATGGCTGCTACTACTACTGCCGCTGTCACTGCCGCTACTGTTACTGCTACCATCACTACCACCCCTGTTACTGCTACCATCACTACCACCCCTGTTACTGCTACCATCACTACCACCCCTGTTACTGCTAACCATCACTACCACCCCTGTTACTGCTACCATCACTACCACCCCTGTTACTGCTACCATCACTACCACCCCTGTTACTGCTACCATCACTACCACCCCTGTTACTGCTACCATCACTACCACCCCTGTTACTGCTACCATCACTACCACCCCTGTTACTGCTACCATCACTACCACCCCTGTTACTGCTACCATCACTACCACCCCTGTTACTGCTACCATCACTACCACCCCTGTTActgctaccatcaccaccaccactgttaCTGCTACCATCACTACCACCCCTGTTACTGCTACCATCACTACCACCCCTGTTACTGCTACCATCACTACCACCCCTGTTACTGCTACCATCACTACCACCCCTGTTACTGCTACCATCACTACCACCCCTGTTACTGCTACCATCACTACCACCCCTGTTACTGCTACCATCACTACCACCCCTGTTACTGCTACCATCACTACCACCCCTGTTACTGCTACCATCACTACCACCCCTGTTACTgctaccatcactaccaccactaccaccatttCCACTACCCTAGCTACCATTATGACCGGCACCACTATTACCGCTACTGCTAG